One Gossypium hirsutum isolate 1008001.06 chromosome A11, Gossypium_hirsutum_v2.1, whole genome shotgun sequence genomic window carries:
- the LOC107902069 gene encoding uncharacterized protein: protein MAATATTTQTHPPNPLLKAPKGPTRSKLLCFSFAAYSKTIIDHLKSLHIPVFLGLTDQEFSSIESTFHFTFPPDLRSILQEGLPVHPSFPNWRSSSPQQLNILLNLPSLSLSRNIRFHNFWSDSWGSKPSNTNDALAVVKDLLRNAPLLVPVYRNCYIPSTPNLSGNPVFYVDTEEIRILSFDITRFFQELELLTRSGVSKPFMRKKANSVNVNVPAWAATAPRRIEFWTEVEERGRRTVARGVTGGWWNRDEVEREGESRIGACMEEVFWRLREGGWKEEEVREMMMMIDGSDHNENKEMSRTQLMMDGEDAAWHVRVLSVVLLRAGWSREDVVYSLDLHDIIDDNDDDESM from the coding sequence ATGGCTGCAACAGCAACAACTACCCAAACCCATCCTCCAAACCCTTTATTGAAAGCACCCAAAGGACCAACAAGATCAAAGCTTCTTTGTTTCTCTTTTGCTGCATATTCCAAAACCATAATTGACCATCTTAAATCCCTCCACATTCCAGTCTTTTTAGGCTTAACCGACCAAGAATTCTCCTCTATTGAATCAACTTTCCACTTCACTTTCCCTCCTGACCTTCGTTCTATCCTCCAAGAAGGCCTCCCCGTCCATCCTTCATTCCCCAACTGGCGATCCTCTTCTCCTCAGCAACTTAACATTCTCCTTAACCTTCCTTCCTTGTCTCTCTCCAGGAACATTAGGTTCCACAACTTTTGGTCGGATTCTTGGGGGTCTAAACCATCAAACACCAATGATGCTTTAGCTGTGGTTAAGGACTTGTTACGAAATGCCCCCCTTCTTGTTCCTGTATATAGAAACTGCTATATCCCTTCGACGCCAAACTTGTCGGGGAACCCTGTTTTTTACGTTGATACGGAGGAAATTAGAATCTTAAGCTTTGATATAACTAGGTTTTTTCAAGAACTTGAACTCTTGACGAGGAGTGGGGTTTCTAAGCCTTTCATGAGGAAGAAAGCCAATAGCGTTAATGTCAACGTTCCAGCTTGGGCGGCTACGGCGCCACGGAGGATTGAGTTTTGGACGGAAGTGGAGGAGAGAGGGAGGAGAACAGTGGCGCGTGGGGTCACGGGAGGGTGGTGGAATAGGGATGAGGTGGAGAGGGAGGGAGAGTCGAGGATAGGGGCATGTATGGAGGAAGTGTTTTGGCGATTAAGGGAGGGAGGGTGGAAGGAGGAGGAGGTGAgggagatgatgatgatgattgacGGCTCTGATCATAACGAGAACAAGGAAATGAGCCGGACGCAATTGATGATGGACGGTGAGGATGCGGCGTGGCACGTGAGGGTTTTATCTGTCGTGTTATTACGTGCGGGATGGAGTAGGGAAGATGTGGTGTACTCGCTCGATCTCCATGATATTATTGATGATAACGACGATGATGAAAGCATGTAA